The Blastomonas sp. SL216 DNA window GGCCGCCTGTTCCTCGGTACGCGATGCCAGATCGTCGGCACCGGTGCGGATTTCGCCGCTGCCCGACGAGATGACGCTGACGCTGGAGCTGACCGCTAGCAATGTGTCGCGCAGCGCTGCGGTGGCCGCGTTGAAGTCCTGCTCAACCTGCGCATAGTCGGACGGAAGCCCGTCCATCCGTGCGGTCAGGTCCCCTTGGGCCAGGCGCTGCAAGGCGCTGCCCATCTGCCCGAGCACAACCCCACGCACCTTTTCCTCGGCATCGACGAAATAGGTGGAGAGCGCGACATCGATATCGAGCAGCGACACCTTGACCAGCGCCGATACATCGCGGGCGAGCTTGCGACGACCGGGCACGAAGCGCAGAAGGCCGGGCGAGATCATCCCGTGAATCATCTCTTCCAGGATCAGCGCATAGCCGCCGACATACCATTTCGGTTCCAGCCCGATCCGCGCATGCACCTGGCCCACGCCAACGGCGCGCTTCATGTAATCATCGGTGAGGCCGTCACCGAAGATCTTCATCCAGTGGCTATGCTGGGCGTTCTTGGCGTACTGAAGCCGCGAGCTGTCCGAGAAAAAGCCCTTCAGCTCGGGGATGCCCCCGACCTTGCGGTAGAATTTCTCAAGCGCGCGGTTGACGTGGCGACCCAGCGAACGCTTCACCCTGCGGAAGGTGGAGGTGTCTGCACGGTCCAGTTCGTAAAACTCAAGCCTCTCCTGCAATCCGGATTGCATTTCCTTTTCTCCCAAAAAAGGTAAAACAACTCTCAGGAAGGGGCATTAGAATGGACGGGTTAATTAGGTGTTTCCGGCGACAAAAAACCTCAAAATTGGTGGTAAACGCGAATTAACGGTTTCGACCTGACAAACGCGAACCCATTGCAGGGCTTCGCTTCTTTAAACACCTAGCAAAAGATTTCCCGTTACCTTCCGATTCTTGAAGATACGCTAGAAGGCCAGGAGATTGCTCTCCTGGCCTTCGCTTTCGACCCTTTTGGGTATCTGGTTATTCAGCGGCATCCATGGGATCGGCCTTGTCGGGATTGCCATCACCGTCGGTATCCCAAGCATCGGCCTTGCCGTCATTGTTGCGGTCCCAGGCATCCATCGTGCCGTCGCCGTTCGAATCCAGCGTGGCGGGCGGAGCCTTTTCGGCCGTGGCCGGGGCTTCAGCGCCGGGAGCCGGGGTTTCCGATGCCGGTGCTTCGGTCGCCGGGCTGGCCGGGGCTTCCTGCGTGGCGTCCTGCGCCAGGGCCGGGGTTGCGGCGAGCGCGCCAGCGGCGATCAGGGTTCCGATAATCGTGTTCTTCATGGCTTTTACTCCTCGTGAATATTGCGACCCCTTGGTCCGGGGCAGTTGGGGGCCTTGGTTGCTCCGCAGCATCAACGAGGTGAACCGGCCGCTGTTCCGCTGGCCTGATGCCGGTTTACTTGCAGGTCGGTGGGTTCCGGCAAGTTGTCGCAAGCATATTTCGCCACAGCGCACGAAAATTGGCAACGCAGCGCCCAATCGCGCGAATCCAGCGACGAATATCTGCTTCGGTTCGTCGCAAACCGAAAAGAAAAGGGCGCCCCTCCCTGCGGAAGAACGCCCTTTTACTGGCAGCTTCTGTGACAATAGAGCTTAGGCTGCGGCAAACAGCTCCGGCTCGAGCGCCATGATCGCATCCGACCCAGCCTCGATCTTGCGGCGCAGCGCGCCGGCATCGGGCATGATCCGCTCGGCGAAATAGCGCGCGGTCTTCAGCTTGGTTTCGTAGAACACGGCATTGCCGCTGCCTGCTTCCAGCGCAGCGATCGACGCACGCATCATGCGAAGCCACATCAGGCCCAGCGCCACAATGCCCATGATGTGCATATAGCTGTGCGCGCCTGCACCGACATGGTTGGGGTTCATCATGCCGTTCTGCATGAACCACATGGTCGCAGCCTTCAGCTCGCCCACGGCCTTTTCGAGGCGGTTGGCGAAATCGGCGAGGCGCTCATCAGACTTGGCATCGGCGCATTCGCTGTCGATGATGCCGAAGAACGTCTGAACGGCGCGCCCGCCGTTCTGCGCCAGCTTGCGTCCGACCAGGTCCATCGCCTGCACGCCATTGGTGCCTTCATAGATCATGGCGATGCGCGCATCGCGCACATACTGTTCCATGCCCCATTCGGCGATATAGCCATGGCCGCCATAGATCTGCTGCATGTTGGTGGCGATCTCATAGCCCTTGTCGGTGCCATAGCCCTTGATCACCGGGGTCAGCAGGCTGATCAGGTCGTCGGCGGCGACGCGCTCTTCCTCGGTCTGTGCCTTGTGCGTCAGGTCGACCTGCAGGCCGCCCCACAGGATCAGCGCGCGAAGGCCCTCGTTGATCGCCTTGGCTTCCATCAGCATGCGGCGGACATCGGGATGGACGAACAGCGTGTCGGCCTTTTCGCTGGCATCCTGCGCGCCGGTGAGCGCACGGCCCTGGCGGCGGTCGCCGGCATATTGCACCGCGTTCTGGTAAGACACTTCGCCCATCGACAGGCCCTGACCGCCCACGCCCAGGCGCGCGGCGTTCATCATGATGAACATCGCGGCGAGCCCCTTGTTCTCCTCGCCAACCAGATAGCCGGTGGCGCCATCATAGTTCATCACGCAGGTCGAATTGCCGTGAATGCCCATCTTGTGCTCGATCGAGCCGCACGACACCGCGTTGCGCTCACCGAGCGAGCCATCGTCATTGACGAGGAACTTCGGCACGATGAACAGCGAGATGCCCTTGACGCTATCAGGCGCATCGGGAGTCTTGGCCAGCACCAGATGGATGATGTTCTCGGTCAGGTCGTGCTCGCCCGACGAGATGAAGATCTTGGTGCCGGTAATGGCATAGGTACCGCCGGGCTGCGGAACCGCCTTGGTGCGGATGAGGCCCAGGTCCGTACCGCAATGCGGTTCGGTCAGGTTCATCGTACCGCCCCACTTGCCGCTGATCATGTTCGGCGCGTACTTTTCCTTCTGTTCCTGGCTGCCCTTGGCGAGGATCGCGGAGACCGCGCCATGGGTCAGGCCGGGATACATGGCGAACGCCATGTTGCTCGACGACATGAATTCCTCGAACGCGATGCCCACGACGTGCGGCATGCCCTGCCCGCCGAACTCTTCGGGCGCGGCCAGCGTGCCCCAGCCCGCTTCGCAATATTGCTGGTACGCTTCCTTGAAGCCGTCAGGCGTGGTCACCGTGCCGTCGGCATGACGGGTGCAGCCCTGCTGGTCCCCGATCTGATTGAGCGGAAACAGCACTTCCTCGACGAACTTGCCTGCCTCTTCGAGCACGGCGGAAAGCACGTCGGGCGCGGCATTGTCGAAGCCGGGCAGATTGGAATATTTCTCGATTCCCAGCACCTCGTTCAGGATGAACTGGGTATCGCGCACCGGTGCGGTATATTTGGGCATCTTGAGGTCCTCTCAAAAAGTTTCAAGCTGTTGCGGCCAGGCTTGGGGAAGGCCTGGCATTGGGCGTGGTCCATCGCGGCAACCGCCCGGATCGGATTAAGGCCTTTCAGCCCAGGTCGGCACGATCCACCTGCTCGACCATCTTCACGAATTGCGAAAGCTCCTGGATCGCGCTTTCGAGGTCCTTCTTCTGCTTGCGCATCAGGGCTATACGCTCCTTGCAGCGCTGCAGTGTCACGCGGCGCTGTTCGCGCCGTCCGTCGCCGATGTCGTACAGATCGATCATCTCGCGGATTTCGCCCAGGCTGAAACCCACATTCTTGGCGCGCATGATCCAGGCCAGCCGCGCGCGGTCACGCTTGGAATAGACGCGGGTCAGCCCGCGCCGCTCCGGCGCGATCAGTCCCTCGTCCTCGTAGAAGCGCAACGCCCGGGCGGTGACGCCGAATTCGTCCGACAGATCGGAAATGGTGTAGCTGTCCCGGTTTTGCAGATCGGGAGTGTCGATGCGGCCAAGAGTCGAACGGTCGTGCATGCAGTCTGCGCTACATTCCCTTGACGTAAACGTCAAGTAAATTCAGTCGCCGCAAAGTCGCTTGATCGATCGTCCGCTGGCTGCACCCGCCGCGGCATTGCCCGGTTCGACCAGCGCGAACGATGCCCCGGCAAGGCTCGCCCGGTCGCTGCAAATCGCAGAGCATGCCGCCGGCACGCTGCCCGGCAGCGCCAGGGCATTGCCGTCGAATCGGGCGGAAAAGCGGCACCCGGCCACATCATCGCCCTCGCCGCTGCGCGACAGGCTGATCTCGGCCGTCTCGCCGGAAAGGTTGGCACGCCCCGTCGCCTCGCACTGGCTTGATCCGCCAAAGGTCACAAGCACGCCGACTGCATAGCCCTGGTCGCGGGTGCCGCGCGCGCAGAACGCATCCGATCCGGTCGCGCCGGGATCGGCAAAGCTTCCCGCCAGATCGATGGCCTGCGGATCGGCGATCACGCCCGCATCGATCGCGGCGGCGTCCAGCGGGGTCATCGCATCATCATCGCCGCCGGCCTGTGAAACGCTGCACCCGGCAAGCATCAGGCAGGCGAGCAGCGCAAGCCGCATCAGGCGATCCGTTCCAGCGCGCCATCGGCCGCAACCCGGCGATAGAAGCACGAAGGCGCGCCGGTGTGGCAGGTGGGACCGGCGGGCGATGCGATCACCCAGACCGCGTCCTGGTCACAGTCGATGCGCAGTTCGACAAGCTTGAGCACATTGCCCGAGCTTTCGCCCTTTTTCCAAAGGCTGGCGCGCGAACGTGACCAGAAATGCACCTCGCCGGTTTCGGTCGTCAGCCGCAGCGCCTCTTCATTCATATGCGCGACCATCAGCAGCGCACCACTCGCCGCGTCGGTGACGCACGCCGTGATCAGCCCTGCGGCGTCATATTTGGGGTCCAGGTCCAGCCCGGTTTCGCGGATATCGGCCATAAAGCCCGGTTAATCGCACCCAGCGCCCCGTGCAACACGGTTAACGAAAAATGACCTGCGAAATCACCTGTGACAAAAGCAAGACAAACCCCATTTGCGTGCCTATAGGGGTGCCGAACCACCCGGCTGCAACCGAATCGGGCGCGCAACATGATCACCACTCATCCTTTTGACGACGACAAGCTGCGCGAAGAGTGCGGCGTTTTTGGCGTAGCCGGAGCAGTCGATGCTGCTGCCATGGTGGCGCTGGGCCTGCACGCGCTGCAGCACCGCGGCCAGGAGGCCGCCGGTATCAGCAGTTTCGACGGTCGCCATTTCCACAACCACAAGGCGCTGGGCCATGTGGCGGGCAATTTCGACAGCGAAGAAACGATGCGCACGCTCAAGGGCGATTGGGCGATCGGCCATGTCCGCTATGCCACCACCGGCGAGACCGCGCTGCGCAACGTGCAGCCGCTTTATGCCGAACTGTCCTCGGGCGGCTTTGCCATCGCGCATAACGGCAACATCTCCAATGCGATGAAGCTGCGCCACGATCTGGTGCGCACCGGATCGATCTTCCAGTCGACCTCGGACACCGAGACGATCATCCATCTGGTCGCGACCTCGCGCTACCGGACGCTGCTCGACAAGTTCATCGATGCGCTGAAGCAGGTAGAAGGTGCCTATTCGCTGATCTGCCTGACCGATAGCGGCATGATCGCCTGTCGCGATCCGCTGGGCATCCGCCCGCTGGTGATGGGCCGCATCGGTGACACGGTGATCTTCGCCTCCGAGACCGTAGCGCTCGATATCGTCGGCGCGGAGTTCGTGCGCAGCGTCGATCCGGGCGAACTGGTGGTGGTGAGCGGCGGCGAAATCCGATCGCACCGTCCCTTTGCGGACAAGGCGTCGCGGCCCTGCATCTTCGAGCATGTCTATTTCTCGCGCCCCGATTCCATCGTCGATGGATCGTCGGTCTATTCGGTGCGCAAGGCGATCGGCGCGCAGCTGGCGATGGAAAACCCCATCGAGGCAGACCTGGTCGTCCCGGTGCCCGACAGCGGCACGCCTGCGGCGATCGGCTATGCCCAGCAATCGGGTCTGCCGTTCGAGCTGGGCATCATCCGCTCGCATTATGTCGGCCGCACCTTCATCCAGCCGGGTGACGGCGTGCGCCATCTGGGCGTCAAGCTGAAGCACAATGCCAACAAGCCGCTGATCAACGGCAAGCGTCTGGTGCTGATCGATGATTCCATCGTGCGCGGCACCACCTCGCTCAAGATCGTGCAGATGATGCGCGATGCCGGCGCGGCCGAAGTGCATATGCGCATCGCCAGCCCGCCGACGATGCACAGCTGCTTCTATGGCGTCGACACGCCCGAGCGATCGAAACTGCTCGCGGCGCAAAAGTCGATCGAGGAAATGCGCCAGTTCATCCAGGCGGATTCGCTGTCCTTCCTCTCGATCGATGGCCTGTATCGCGCGCTGGGCGAAGCCAATCGCAACGATGACAGCCCGCGCTATTGCGACGCCTGCTTTACCGGCGACTATCCCACCTCGCTCACCGATCTGGCCGAGCGCGACCAGCCCAACCAGCTGACCCTGCTGGCCGAACGGGTCGCCGGCTGAGGATTTCACGACCATGACCGACAAAGTTCTGCAGGGGCAGCTGGCCCTGGTGACCGGCGCGAGCCGTGGCATTGGCGCGGCCACCGCCAGGGCGCTTGCAACCCGCGGCGCGCATGTCATCCTCACCGCCCGCACGGCCAAGGACCTGGAAGGCGTAGAGGACGCGATTTTCGAGGCCGGCGGCACCGCGACCATCGCCCCGCTCGATCTGACCGATGGCGACAGCATCGCGCGGCTCGCAGCGGCCATCAGCGGACGCTGGGAGGCGCTCGACATCCTGGTGCTCAATGCCGCGATGCTGGGCAGCCTGGGTCCGGTTCCGACGATCGACGGCACCGAGCTCAACCGCCTGATGACGCTCAACGTGCTGAGCGCGCAGGCGATGATCGCGCATTTCGATCCGATGCTGCGCAAGAGCAGCGATGCCCGCGTGGTCGCCCTGACCAGCTCGGTCGCCGCCAGCCCCCGCGCCTTCTGGGGCGCCTATGGCGCATCCAAGGCCGCGCTCGAGGTGCTGCTCAGCGCCTATGGCGAGGAAATGCGCAATATCGGCAAGATCCGCACCGCCATCGTCGACCCGGCCCGCACCCGCACCGCGATGCGCGCCAAGGCCTATCCCGGCGAAGACCCGGCGACGGTGAAACTGCCCGAAGTGGTGGGCGAGGCAATTGCGGACCTGGTCTCGAACGCGTTCGAGACAGGGACAAAGGTTGTGCTCGAGGGGTGAACGCGTCGTTCTAGCAGCCATCAAGCTCTGCCAGCAACGTGCCCAGGGCGGCGCGATATTCTTCCGGATCGACCGTGAAATCGAAGTGGCTCGGTCCCCAGGCCCCTTTTTCGCGCATCTGGCTGCTATGCCCGGCAAGGCAGGCATAATCGAGGCCCGCCGCATCAGCCAGCGTGTAGTAATATGGGAAGACATGGTCGGTGGGCACCAGTTCCATGACCTTGGTACCCGGATGGCAAAGCGCAATATTGGTCAAGCCTGAACCATGCGCACCGACCACCAGTTCAGCTTGCCGGAAATGGCTGAACTCGTCGCTGACACGCGCATGATCATAGATTTCGAGCCCCATTTCCCGCGAAATGGCCTCGATCTCTGCCGCGTTCGCGATGAGGCGCTTGCCCAGGCGGGGCACAAAGAGCCGACGGCCAGCGCAAGCGACAGGCTGAAAAGGGCGCGCGAGCGTATCTGGCACCACGCGCGCATAGTTGCGCCGGGTCCCTGGAAAGGACGTGACCAGCAATCGATCCGCGACGATTTCGGGCACCCGGTTGGCCCAGACGCACTTGCTCTCGGCGATGCCGAGTGCGCCGAGCATTTGACGGGCAGATTTTGAAGGCGGCTCGTAAATATAGACGTGATCGATTGCGTCCAGCGTCCAACCGGCCTTGAGGGCAATGCCAAGCCGCGACACGCCGTCCAGCAGATAATGGCCATAGCTGTCCGAGGCAAATTCGCACACCAGCGAAAGACAGGTGCCCGCCAACCGCTTTGGCGGACGCAGCGAGAGTATCGAGGGCGAAGAGTAGAGCGCCTGGCCATACCAAGTCGTTTCCCGGACAACCGTGCCGGATGACGAACAGCATTTGCCGGACCGGCCCGATGCGCGGCCATTGGGCAGTGTATAAACCCCCAGTGCCGGGATCGGATCGATCATGCTCGCGAAATCGACGTCCAAGGTGCCAAAACGACGCGGTGGCGTGCGGACACGATCGTCTGCAGCGAACGCCTCGGACCAGCTGTCAGGATGAGCAGCGCTATATGCAGCGTGCGTCGTGGCAACGCTGCGGGGCGGACGAACAACCGCCTTGGCTACCGCTTTAAGCAAGCCCTTCATGTGCCTCTCTTACAACGGACCGGCGCGTTAGCGAACCCCGATCAAGACGGAAACAGCCTTGGCATGGGAGCGCACCTAACCAGGATAAAGGGGGCTAGGGATGCACTGTTGCCTCTGGCCCGTTACTCCCACGGCAACGAAAATACTGCCATATACCAAGAAAAATCGGACGTATTTTGCCGAGTAGTATTGACAATGATAGCATTATTCAAATTAAATATTTAAACTACGCGTGTTTGTAACCGACCGCCAGCGTTGAACGAAAATATAATTGG harbors:
- a CDS encoding acyl-CoA dehydrogenase C-terminal domain-containing protein; this translates as MPKYTAPVRDTQFILNEVLGIEKYSNLPGFDNAAPDVLSAVLEEAGKFVEEVLFPLNQIGDQQGCTRHADGTVTTPDGFKEAYQQYCEAGWGTLAAPEEFGGQGMPHVVGIAFEEFMSSSNMAFAMYPGLTHGAVSAILAKGSQEQKEKYAPNMISGKWGGTMNLTEPHCGTDLGLIRTKAVPQPGGTYAITGTKIFISSGEHDLTENIIHLVLAKTPDAPDSVKGISLFIVPKFLVNDDGSLGERNAVSCGSIEHKMGIHGNSTCVMNYDGATGYLVGEENKGLAAMFIMMNAARLGVGGQGLSMGEVSYQNAVQYAGDRRQGRALTGAQDASEKADTLFVHPDVRRMLMEAKAINEGLRALILWGGLQVDLTHKAQTEEERVAADDLISLLTPVIKGYGTDKGYEIATNMQQIYGGHGYIAEWGMEQYVRDARIAMIYEGTNGVQAMDLVGRKLAQNGGRAVQTFFGIIDSECADAKSDERLADFANRLEKAVGELKAATMWFMQNGMMNPNHVGAGAHSYMHIMGIVALGLMWLRMMRASIAALEAGSGNAVFYETKLKTARYFAERIMPDAGALRRKIEAGSDAIMALEPELFAAA
- a CDS encoding MerR family DNA-binding transcriptional regulator, with the translated sequence MHDRSTLGRIDTPDLQNRDSYTISDLSDEFGVTARALRFYEDEGLIAPERRGLTRVYSKRDRARLAWIMRAKNVGFSLGEIREMIDLYDIGDGRREQRRVTLQRCKERIALMRKQKKDLESAIQELSQFVKMVEQVDRADLG
- the hisI gene encoding phosphoribosyl-AMP cyclohydrolase → MADIRETGLDLDPKYDAAGLITACVTDAASGALLMVAHMNEEALRLTTETGEVHFWSRSRASLWKKGESSGNVLKLVELRIDCDQDAVWVIASPAGPTCHTGAPSCFYRRVAADGALERIA
- the purF gene encoding amidophosphoribosyltransferase, with the translated sequence MITTHPFDDDKLREECGVFGVAGAVDAAAMVALGLHALQHRGQEAAGISSFDGRHFHNHKALGHVAGNFDSEETMRTLKGDWAIGHVRYATTGETALRNVQPLYAELSSGGFAIAHNGNISNAMKLRHDLVRTGSIFQSTSDTETIIHLVATSRYRTLLDKFIDALKQVEGAYSLICLTDSGMIACRDPLGIRPLVMGRIGDTVIFASETVALDIVGAEFVRSVDPGELVVVSGGEIRSHRPFADKASRPCIFEHVYFSRPDSIVDGSSVYSVRKAIGAQLAMENPIEADLVVPVPDSGTPAAIGYAQQSGLPFELGIIRSHYVGRTFIQPGDGVRHLGVKLKHNANKPLINGKRLVLIDDSIVRGTTSLKIVQMMRDAGAAEVHMRIASPPTMHSCFYGVDTPERSKLLAAQKSIEEMRQFIQADSLSFLSIDGLYRALGEANRNDDSPRYCDACFTGDYPTSLTDLAERDQPNQLTLLAERVAG
- a CDS encoding SDR family NAD(P)-dependent oxidoreductase — translated: MTDKVLQGQLALVTGASRGIGAATARALATRGAHVILTARTAKDLEGVEDAIFEAGGTATIAPLDLTDGDSIARLAAAISGRWEALDILVLNAAMLGSLGPVPTIDGTELNRLMTLNVLSAQAMIAHFDPMLRKSSDARVVALTSSVAASPRAFWGAYGASKAALEVLLSAYGEEMRNIGKIRTAIVDPARTRTAMRAKAYPGEDPATVKLPEVVGEAIADLVSNAFETGTKVVLEG
- a CDS encoding glycosyltransferase family 61 protein; the protein is MKGLLKAVAKAVVRPPRSVATTHAAYSAAHPDSWSEAFAADDRVRTPPRRFGTLDVDFASMIDPIPALGVYTLPNGRASGRSGKCCSSSGTVVRETTWYGQALYSSPSILSLRPPKRLAGTCLSLVCEFASDSYGHYLLDGVSRLGIALKAGWTLDAIDHVYIYEPPSKSARQMLGALGIAESKCVWANRVPEIVADRLLVTSFPGTRRNYARVVPDTLARPFQPVACAGRRLFVPRLGKRLIANAAEIEAISREMGLEIYDHARVSDEFSHFRQAELVVGAHGSGLTNIALCHPGTKVMELVPTDHVFPYYYTLADAAGLDYACLAGHSSQMREKGAWGPSHFDFTVDPEEYRAALGTLLAELDGC